In a single window of the Labeo rohita strain BAU-BD-2019 chromosome 23, IGBB_LRoh.1.0, whole genome shotgun sequence genome:
- the si:dkey-109j17.5 gene encoding zinc finger BED domain-containing protein 4 encodes MASKSRVSILDYFNIVCEGENGKIESNCKACGTRIQAKRTVTSNFVTHLKRKHQAMYDEFVRKKDVKREAMQTCTGPPTGRVITQSGAGMNKFDYSDPRQSLISEAIAKMIIRDLQPAQIVEYEGFRELLQLLEPRYIPVPCHYIQQQLLPAYVSQVQLAAKQALKGAESCSVTLDLWRSSAVGAGFLGVTCHFINADWHIRSALLACLPLADHSNTQQMLSEFDEISESHGMSGKVFRVVADLSTCENTCAFRLPGFSLIGNAEEDEEDGSDEDSSAGEAKEANSSNENHKSLDQCLGRSRIDCFARLLAQCVKEGVCASPQISAPLNKAARLYNYIISTVAPEKLVQVFGSSTSTNWQRPSCTQKWNAQLKILRQMVESMDFLEDIVDRNDLVLGNLEKAELRELVEVLEPFEEASDMVQGDKHVSISLALPCVLGLRKHLAEVVTHQCSGIVMGLSQALDRRLAGILEDPLYVTATTLDPQFKLSWSSDSDWHKQVLLEEVGKHTRPLSPLEHHSEAQPSPSKRCKLFSFIKQRPTAQAKTVEQELSTYLHEEPTDEDPLQYWKRKSIDFPLLSQVAKKVFTVPATTTSVDQIFNLVSKTLTPEQCRLLPKNLDTLIYLKANYRILWS; translated from the exons ATGGCGTCAAAATCTAGGGTCTCCATTCTGGATTACTTCAATATCGTCTGTGAGGGAGAAAATGGCAAAATTGAATCAAACTGCAAAGCTTGTGGCACAAGGATCCAGGCTAAAAGGACAGTTACGTCTAACTTTGTTACACATTTGAAG CGCAAACATCAGGCTATGTATGATGAGTTTGTGAGGAAGAAAGATGTGAAAAGAGAAGCAATGCAGACATGTACTGGTCCTCCAACTGGTCGGGTGATCACTCAAAGCGGTGCTGGGATGAACAAATTTGACTACAGTGACCCTCGCCAATCCCTAATCTCTGAAGCCATCGCCAAGATGATCATCCGAGACCTGCAGCCGGCACAGATAGTGGAATACGAGGGCTTCCGTGAGCTTCTTCAGCTCCTGGAGCCCCGTTACATCCCGGTACCATGCCATTATATACAACAGCAGCTCCTTCCAGCATACGTCTCCCAAGTGCAACTAGCTGCTAAGCAGGCTCTAAAAGGAGCCGAGTCCTGCAGTGTGACCCTTGACCTGTGGAGAAGCAGCGCTGTGGGTGCTGGGTTTCTCGGAGTGACTTGCCATTTCATAAACGCAGACTGGCACATCAGATCGGCTCTTTTGGCATGCTTACCTCTTGCAGATCACAGCAACACTCAGCAAATGCTAAGTGAGTTTGATGAGATCTCTGAATCCCATGGAATGTCTGGTAAAGTGTTTAGAGTCGTCGCAGACTTGTCGACCTGTGAAAATACATGTGCTTTTCGTCTTCCTGGGTTCAGTCTCATTGGAAATGCTGAAGAGGATGAGGAAGATGGTAGCGATGAAGACTCTAGTGCAGGAGAAGCCAAAGAAGCTAATAGTAGCAACGAAAACCACAAATCTTTAGATCAGTGTCTTGGTCGAAGTAGAATAGACTGCTTTGCTCGATTACTAGCTCAGTGTGTGAAGGAAGGCGTCTGTGCTTCCCCTCAAATATCAGCTCCTCTAAACAAAGCAGCCCGCCTGTACAACTACATAATTTCTACAGTGGCTCCTGAAAAACTTGTCCAAGTGTTCGGCTCCAGCACCTCGACAAATTGGCAAAGACCCTCATGTACACAAAAGTGGAACGCTCAGTTAAAAATACTGCGGCAAATGGTGGAATCAATGGATTTTCTTGAAGACATTGTGGATAGAAATGACCTAGTCCTTGGGAACCTAGAAAAAGCAGAGCTGCGGGAGCTGGTTGAGGTGTTGGAGCCTTTCGAGGAGGCCTCAGATATGGTCCAAGGAGACAAGCACGTGTCCATCAGTCTAGCCCTGCCCTGTGTGCTAGGTCTGCGCAAGCATCTGGCTGAGGTCGTAACTCACCAGTGTTCTGGGATCGTGATGGGACTGTCTCAAGCTCTGGACCGCAGACTGGCAGGCATTCTTGAGGACCCTCTTTATGTAACAGCCACCACGCTGGACCCACAGTTCAAGCTCTCCTGGAGCAGTGACAGCGACTGGCACAAACAGGTCCTGCTGGAAGAGGTTGGAAAGCATACTCGGCCTTTGAGTCCGCTAGAACATCACTCAGAGGCCCAGCCATCACCATCCAAGCGCTGCAAGCTGTTCTCTTTCATTAAGCAGAGGCCGACAGCCCAGGCCAAGACTGTGGAGCAGGAGCTGTCCACATATCTGCATGAAGAACCAACAGATGAGGATCCACTACAATACTGGAAACGCAAGTCTATCGATTTCCCCCTGCTCTCACAAGTagccaaaaaagtttttaccgtGCCAGCAACAACCACATCAGTGGACCAGATATTTAATTTGGTTAGCAAGACGCTCACACCAGAGCAATGCCGACTTCTGCCAAAAAACTTGGACACTCTGATTTACTTGAAGGCTAACTATAGGATACTTTGGTCCTAA
- the ccdc115 gene encoding coiled-coil domain-containing protein 115: MGVDQPLRLDEQLLLFMDQLEALEEKRLKLNSLIEEGWFSIAKARYSMGNKQVSALQYASEMEPLVYVETSALEGGTAEFKCERKENKTEDLKNNTIEDIGAKETGLRRRINTKQKEVKEEEQETDPQVKTKAESPTLEHRDPLKWFGILVPQNLKQAQSAFKEVITLSAEIATLQSAILATRKEMQAQTKEKQEKTEKTQPEMKKE, from the exons ATGGGTGTTGATCAACCGCTTCGTTTGGACGAGCAGTTGCTGCTTTTCATGGACCAGCTCGAGGCTCTGGAGGAGAAACGACTCAAACTTAATTCTCTTATAGAGGAG GGATGGTTTTCAATTGCCAAAGCACGTTATTCAATGGGAAATAAGCAAGTTTCTGCTCTGCAGTACGCTAGTGAGATGGAGCCGCTTGTTTATGTTGAAACCAG CGCGCTGGAAGGTGGAACGGCTGAGTTCAAATGTGAGAGAAAAGAGAATAAAACAGAAGACctgaaaaataacacaatagAAGACATCGGAGCGAAAGAGACAG GTCTTAGAAGGCGAATAAATACCAAACAAAAGGAGGTTAAAGAAGAGGAACAGGAGACAGACCCTCAAGTAAAAACAAAGGCGGAATCACCCACACTAGAGCACAGAGATCCTTTGAAGTGGTTTGGAATCCTTGTACCACAAAATCTGAAACAAGCTCAGTCTGCTTTTAAAGAAG TCATCACTCTCTCAGCAGAAATTGCAACTCTACAAAGTGCAATACTTGCTACAAGAAAAGAGATGCAGGCACAGACGAAGGAGAAGCAAGAGAAGACAGAGAAAACTCAACCAGAAATGAAGAAGGAATAA
- the ebp gene encoding 3-beta-hydroxysteroid-Delta(8),Delta(7)-isomerase: MLKEAETINHPYWPRNLSIPNYVENDRSMSEILIFLFSVSGILLLATWSLTGRKVSGNRLSGGRRLALCWFIVCGFIHGVIEGWFSLYYHIIPEDQSFLSQLWKEYSKGDSRYAIADNFTVSMETVTACLWGPFSIWIVVAFLSNHSYRFVLQLIVSLGQLYGAVLYFFTEHRDGYIHSEYGHPIYFWFYFVFMNTLWIVIPFILIVDSWCQLSACQSILDKTASKGKSKRS; encoded by the exons ATGTTGAAGGAAGCAGAAACTATAAATCATCCGTATTGGCCACGCAACCTGTCCATTCCCAACTATGTGGAAAATGACCGTTCAATGTCAGAGATTCTCATATTTTTGTTCTCTGTGTCCGGGATACTGCTGCTTGCCACCTGGTCACTGACTGGGCGTAAGGTGTCTGGAAACAGGCTTAGTGGAGGAAGAAGGTTAGCTCTGTGCTGGTTCATTGTGTGTGGCTTCATTCATGGGGTCATTGAGGGATGGTTCTCTTTATACTACCACATCATTCCTGAAGACCAGAGTTTTCTTTCTCAACTGT GGAAAGAATATTCTAAAGGAGACAGCAGATATGCAAT AGCGGATAATTTCACCGTTAGCATGGAGACAGTGACTGCGTGCCTGTGGGGTCCTTTCAGCATATGGATTGTTGTGGCCTTCCTATCCAATCATTCTTACAGATTCGTCCTGCAACTCATTGTATCTCTTG GTCAGCTGTATGGTGCAGTCCTCTACTTCTTCACTGAGCATAGAGATGGATATATTCACAGCGAATATGGTCACCCCATATACTTCTGGTTCTACTTTGTGTTTATGAATACTTTGTGGATTGTCATCCCTTTCATTCTTATAGTGGACTCATGGTGTCAGCTATCTGCCTGTCAATCCATACTTGATAAAACAGCATCGAAAGGAAAGTCTAAAAGAAGCTAG